A DNA window from Pleurodeles waltl isolate 20211129_DDA chromosome 12, aPleWal1.hap1.20221129, whole genome shotgun sequence contains the following coding sequences:
- the LOC138267596 gene encoding uncharacterized protein → MSENTCVDELPDGAKKNCELFSVWGITEENACVAKMPDVVLRNNSRCIYVENVCFGSNDDRKVWIPLSAYREMQEKCRKLEHENRNLREQISPTESYKRAVFEESFLSHSSNEGVKTAPSCTEFPCEPGFLADNMHSLTDNRDERAQNVIYELPLQNAQVKGKILEQDTPSFISLFDFWKKNSPHLREILTLLYMVTVKNNMQLRACDLANEIMQTLGFCAVQEGNTYVHVTQEQGKKIVPLARIIQWIWYLQDRARVPQIKELPMKLCAPFEFVSTEDKKHVCFTNDPLTEMLLSGTVEGTALYNVCQILKQELREMCHFYADFWFFDDVLATWLVPNWFNYLADVNEKNAEREVFTQNSALVGMAMWVPQKCEKATYRSYHVSPLSLSALCGPPSGVCVWGRGRDRIPNLNLAE, encoded by the exons atgtctgagaatacatgtgttgatgaactgcctgatggtgctaagaaaaactgtgaattgttttctgtttggggaattacagaagaaaatgcatgtgtagctaaaatgcctgatgttgttttgagaaataattcccgttgtatatatgtagaaaacgtgtgttttggaagtaatgatgacagaaaggtctggatacctttatctgcttacagagaaatgcaggagaaatgtaggaagttggaacatgaaaataggaatttacgtgagcaaattagcccgactgaaagttataaaagggctgtttttgaagaatctttcttgtcccattccagtaatgagggggttaagacagctccgagctgcactgagtttccatgtgagccagggtttttggcagacaatatgcattccttaactgataacagggacgagagagctcagaatgtgatttacgagttaccgttgcaaaatgcacaagtaaaaggaaagattttagagcaagacaccccgagtttcattagcttgtttgatttttggaaaaagaatagccctcatttgagagaaatcctaacacttttgtatatggtcactgtgaaaaataatatgcagctgcgcgcttgtgatttggcaaatgaaataatgcagactttaggtttctgcgcagtgcaagaaggaaatacttatgtacatgtaactcaagaacaaggaaagaaaatagtgcccctagctagaatcatacaatggatctggtacttgcaagacagggctagagtaccacagataaaagaattaccgatgaaattgtgtgcaccatttgaattcgtgtctactgaagataaaaagcatgtttgttttactaatgatccattgactgaaatgttgctttctggcacagtagaaggaacagcgttgtataatgtgtgtcagattttaaagcaagagctacgtgagatgtgtcatttttacgctgatttttggttctttgatgatgttttagccacatggcttgtacctaactggttcaattaccttgcagatgttaatgagaaaaatgcagagagagaagtgttcacccagaattctgccttagtggggatggctatgtgggtgccccagaaatgtgaaaaggccacttacag atcctaccacgtttcgccactgtccctgagtgcgctgtgtggtcccccttccggtgtgtgcgtgtggggtcggggaagggaccgaatccccaacctgaacctggctgagtaa